The following are from one region of the Verrucomicrobiia bacterium genome:
- a CDS encoding acyltransferase: MRIPMRASDHLRWPLAWGLFGAQRLVRRARESVMQSLFGTRGRNLRFDPDGYYTFENIHLGNDVVLGRGAVLMAARSRIYLGNKVMLGPGVMIIAGNHNTSVVGEAMRDVNSKRAEDDQDVIIEHDVWLGARALILKGVIIRRGAIVAAGSVVTHDVPPYAIVAGNPAKLVRFRWGVEEILAHEKKLYPTDQRLERGYLEELSRESRQRTQRTPGEEESSYFICARRDTH, from the coding sequence ATGCGGATTCCCATGCGAGCCAGTGATCATTTGAGATGGCCATTGGCCTGGGGCTTGTTTGGCGCGCAACGGCTCGTGCGCCGGGCGCGGGAGTCTGTCATGCAGAGCCTCTTTGGGACGCGGGGCAGGAATTTGCGATTTGATCCGGACGGATATTACACCTTTGAAAACATTCATTTGGGGAACGATGTCGTTCTGGGCCGCGGCGCCGTGCTCATGGCTGCGAGGTCCAGGATTTATCTGGGGAACAAAGTGATGTTAGGTCCTGGCGTGATGATCATTGCGGGGAACCACAACACATCAGTGGTTGGGGAAGCGATGCGAGATGTGAACAGCAAGCGGGCGGAAGACGACCAGGACGTGATTATCGAGCATGACGTATGGTTGGGCGCCCGGGCCCTCATTCTCAAGGGCGTCATCATCAGGCGCGGAGCCATTGTGGCGGCCGGCTCGGTGGTCACCCACGACGTGCCTCCCTATGCGATCGTCGCGGGGAACCCTGCTAAACTCGTGCGATTCCGGTGGGGTGTGGAGGAAATATTGGCCCATGAAAAGAAACTCTACCCAACGGACCAGAGGTTGGAGCGCGGATACCTCGAAGAGTTATCCCGAGAAAGCCGCCAAAGAACACAAAGAACGCCGGGGGAGGAGGAGAGTTCGTATTTTATTTGCGCGCGAAGAGATACACATTGA
- a CDS encoding glycosyltransferase family 4 protein, with amino-acid sequence MKIVCFIDNLGAGGAQRQLTTLGVFFRKAGHSVSFITYHEDMFFRPMLDANGVGVERLRARSRLGRPVALRKRLLCEAPDAVLAFLEGPCLYAELAGLPKRPWGLVVSERLEMNGNGKAPNWKRGFHRLADCITTNSHANRRALAQVLGKSAARIATIYNCLDLESFKPAGSARRHGSGPIRLVVAASYQPRKNTLGLIRAVAMALSQHPTLKLQIDWYGGFPLLRQGSEDRRYFEECQELIRGLGLARSFHLHEKDKAIISRYQEADAVALPSLAEGLPNAVCEGMACGLPVLASRIGDADILVDQGVNGFLFEPQHPEDMARALLDFCGLSREARLAMGVESRRKAEVLFSPEHAVNAYQRLLEAAATGREVPVRHWPAEPGLVDSVQCACSGQGCKG; translated from the coding sequence GTGAAGATCGTTTGTTTTATCGACAATTTAGGAGCCGGGGGCGCCCAGCGTCAGTTGACAACGCTGGGGGTTTTCTTTCGCAAAGCGGGTCATTCCGTTTCGTTCATCACGTACCATGAGGACATGTTCTTTCGGCCGATGCTGGATGCGAACGGGGTTGGAGTCGAGCGGCTCAGGGCGCGGAGCAGGCTGGGCCGGCCGGTGGCATTGAGAAAGCGGTTGCTTTGCGAGGCCCCTGATGCCGTGCTGGCTTTTCTTGAAGGCCCTTGTCTGTATGCGGAACTAGCGGGCTTGCCGAAGCGTCCGTGGGGCCTGGTGGTTTCAGAACGTCTGGAAATGAACGGCAATGGGAAGGCGCCGAATTGGAAGAGGGGATTTCATCGGTTGGCAGATTGTATTACGACAAACTCACATGCGAATCGAAGGGCATTGGCGCAGGTGCTCGGAAAAAGCGCAGCGAGGATTGCTACCATTTACAATTGCCTGGATTTGGAGAGCTTTAAACCTGCCGGATCGGCCCGGCGGCATGGCTCCGGGCCGATTCGCCTGGTTGTTGCCGCCAGTTACCAGCCCAGAAAAAACACACTGGGTCTGATTCGAGCCGTTGCGATGGCCTTATCGCAGCATCCAACCCTTAAGTTGCAAATCGACTGGTATGGGGGGTTTCCGCTCCTGCGCCAAGGAAGCGAGGACAGGAGATATTTCGAGGAGTGCCAGGAATTGATCCGGGGATTGGGTCTGGCGCGGTCATTTCATTTGCATGAAAAGGATAAGGCGATTATTTCGCGGTATCAGGAGGCGGATGCGGTAGCGTTGCCGTCACTGGCGGAAGGATTGCCGAATGCCGTATGCGAAGGGATGGCATGTGGTTTGCCCGTGCTGGCGAGCAGGATTGGGGACGCGGATATTCTTGTCGATCAGGGAGTGAATGGATTCCTGTTCGAGCCGCAACATCCGGAAGATATGGCGCGAGCGCTCCTTGATTTTTGTGGTCTTTCCCGCGAAGCCCGGCTCGCGATGGGGGTTGAATCGCGGCGCAAAGCGGAGGTACTTTTTTCGCCCGAGCATGCGGTTAACGCCTATCAGAGGCTGCTTGAGGCAGCGGCAACGGGGCGAGAGGTCCCGGTGCGTCATTGGCCGGCGGAGCCGGGGCTGGTCGATTCGGTTCAGTGCGCTTGTTCAGGGCAAGGATGCAAGGGCTGA
- a CDS encoding O-antigen ligase family protein — MTTARMASGAVALGRAPALEMPYESALERIAAVVCSLAIASVPIFSTAENLSFIPQAFAVLGTGLALTTLLKRIPGVHLSMVSYAVLVLFWSITLLSDPEVWPEYLTLIKVCVLALACHIVFRSKDRLLLLFGTYCASGLVTLGMNWRQIRALGTSMAGSSLSEKDRFAGTFDNANDAGIYGVMLMLGACIVFFNCRKWWRWPLAAIGLGAGLAICFFSGSRKAMLGLGCLILAVPWMAAGQGGMRRWRPVKMAVLLALMAVLGGLLFSRLPFVDRLLEPFSRGIASDSSSELRFAMLTRVFELWAAHPLFGCGFEGFSRLSEFGVYSHTTFGEVLCNAGLVGMALLAVFYFLPGLQLFRMRRLGGGFSVGLLTFWAIFTIFSIFAVLFDSREFVPMYAGICGYLQERTGMT; from the coding sequence ATGACGACTGCGCGAATGGCAAGTGGAGCGGTGGCCTTGGGAAGGGCGCCCGCTCTGGAGATGCCCTATGAGAGCGCATTGGAGCGAATCGCGGCGGTTGTTTGCAGTCTGGCGATAGCCAGTGTTCCGATCTTTTCGACGGCCGAGAATTTGTCGTTTATTCCTCAGGCCTTTGCGGTGCTCGGGACAGGGCTGGCTTTAACGACGCTCTTAAAGCGCATTCCGGGCGTGCATTTATCCATGGTGTCTTATGCGGTCCTGGTGCTTTTTTGGAGCATCACACTATTGTCAGACCCGGAGGTTTGGCCGGAGTACCTAACTCTGATCAAGGTCTGCGTGCTGGCGCTGGCCTGTCATATCGTTTTCCGTTCGAAAGACCGGTTATTGCTGTTATTCGGGACCTATTGCGCGAGCGGGTTGGTGACGCTCGGGATGAACTGGCGCCAGATTCGTGCGCTTGGGACCTCAATGGCCGGCTCTTCTCTTAGCGAAAAGGACCGATTTGCGGGGACATTTGACAACGCGAACGATGCAGGCATTTACGGGGTGATGTTGATGTTGGGCGCGTGCATTGTCTTTTTTAATTGCCGGAAATGGTGGCGCTGGCCGCTTGCGGCCATTGGCCTGGGGGCTGGGCTGGCGATTTGCTTTTTCAGCGGCTCCCGCAAAGCGATGCTGGGACTGGGTTGTCTCATCCTGGCGGTGCCCTGGATGGCTGCGGGCCAAGGAGGAATGCGCCGGTGGCGCCCAGTGAAAATGGCGGTGCTGCTGGCGCTTATGGCGGTTTTGGGTGGCTTGTTATTCAGCAGACTGCCTTTTGTGGACAGGCTCCTGGAGCCATTTAGCCGAGGAATAGCCTCTGACAGTTCCAGCGAATTGCGTTTTGCGATGTTGACAAGGGTTTTTGAATTGTGGGCGGCTCATCCGCTATTTGGATGCGGATTTGAGGGGTTCAGCAGGCTCTCCGAATTCGGGGTGTATTCGCACACGACCTTTGGCGAGGTATTGTGCAATGCGGGCCTGGTTGGAATGGCGCTGCTGGCAGTTTTTTATTTTCTGCCGGGGCTTCAACTTTTTCGAATGAGGCGGCTGGGTGGCGGTTTCAGTGTGGGGCTTCTTACCTTTTGGGCCATTTTCACAATCTTCTCGATATTTGCGGTTCTATTTGACTCGAGGGAGTTCGTTCCCATGTATGCCGGCATTTGCGGGTATTTACAGGAACGGACAGGGATGACGTGA
- a CDS encoding ATP-dependent carboxylate-amine ligase, translated as MLRRLKESFFVRRVMKTAWYCRVRRHFPGSEDCSRDDRGQIENAEMVGIDWPASLPRPRVGVVRDLEPYPRWTKYCRFLQKNGFEHDIYDIHAHDWLQRAGGFDVIIGIWSCELHHLQELREKYWFLENYLGKSTYPSAAHALLYEDKKLEAYIANSCGIPFAKTHISHDCQDALRMVAGLSYPALSKIVPGSGSIGVELVSNAAHARRIVHQAFSWGGRKTHVNYARQKGYVYFQDFIPNDGYDIRVIVVGDLVFGYYRKVPAGDFRASGMNLVEKRDLPRRAMAIALELNRAVRSPMLVVDMVRDREGDFHVIEFSPVCQVETPEQLHVHDKPGAYHFDEDGNWRFEPGRYWVHELALREFLLADYIPKVGRGGNGDQHWTPNVEHRTPKDAKGAEAAEVEREVVGQSKSLPR; from the coding sequence ATGTTGCGGAGATTAAAGGAGTCATTTTTCGTCCGGCGGGTAATGAAGACGGCCTGGTACTGCCGGGTGCGCCGGCATTTTCCGGGCTCGGAGGATTGTTCGCGGGATGATCGAGGACAGATTGAAAACGCGGAAATGGTAGGAATCGATTGGCCTGCCAGTCTGCCCAGGCCGCGCGTGGGGGTAGTTCGAGACCTGGAACCCTATCCGCGCTGGACAAAGTACTGCCGGTTCCTGCAGAAGAACGGGTTCGAGCACGACATTTATGATATTCACGCGCACGATTGGCTGCAGCGCGCCGGGGGATTCGACGTTATTATCGGGATTTGGTCTTGCGAACTGCATCACCTGCAGGAGCTGCGGGAGAAGTATTGGTTTTTGGAGAACTACTTAGGTAAATCAACCTATCCGTCGGCGGCGCACGCCTTGTTATATGAGGACAAGAAACTGGAGGCGTATATCGCGAATTCCTGCGGCATCCCTTTTGCAAAGACTCATATTTCACACGATTGCCAAGATGCGTTGCGGATGGTCGCCGGGTTGAGCTACCCGGCATTGTCCAAGATCGTGCCCGGGTCGGGCTCGATTGGTGTGGAGTTGGTGAGCAACGCGGCACATGCCCGAAGGATCGTTCACCAAGCGTTTAGCTGGGGCGGGCGCAAGACACATGTCAATTATGCGCGGCAGAAGGGATATGTCTATTTTCAGGATTTCATTCCAAACGACGGATATGACATCCGGGTGATTGTGGTCGGGGACTTGGTTTTCGGCTATTACCGGAAGGTCCCTGCGGGGGATTTTCGGGCATCAGGGATGAACCTGGTGGAGAAGAGAGATTTACCCCGAAGGGCGATGGCCATTGCGCTCGAGTTGAACCGGGCGGTGCGCAGCCCAATGTTGGTGGTGGACATGGTGAGAGACCGCGAAGGGGACTTTCACGTGATTGAGTTTTCACCCGTCTGCCAAGTGGAAACCCCGGAGCAATTGCATGTGCATGACAAACCAGGCGCTTACCACTTTGACGAAGATGGCAACTGGCGATTTGAGCCTGGGCGGTACTGGGTACATGAGCTGGCGCTGCGGGAGTTTTTGTTAGCGGATTACATTCCAAAGGTTGGAAGAGGCGGGAACGGCGATCAGCATTGGACACCCAACGTCGAACATCGAACCCCGAAGGATGCGAAAGGGGCGGAAGCCGCAGAGGTCGAAAGAGAGGTTGTAGGGCAGTCAAAGTCGCTGCCGCGGTAG